One window from the genome of bacterium encodes:
- a CDS encoding PAS domain S-box protein yields MKLDAEWTFRLRRLLLALVAAGFVQLVVQSYNFILVQHRRESHAMATRITAEQVVLRIEEGVRTRLEGLRLLTTLDDQAADTAIFRLRAEGLISQFPDFQAVNWIDAHGIIRLVVPLRGNEGALGRSLAQHPDPGVPLALSRAIEDGGPHRTGIITLLQGGRGFACYYRNTNAAGRTVGVVNGVFRVERLLDACLPEDNLRRRYNISLITDTRQVAYEVHRDRVLPEGIRPAQLPVTIIDPGWTFQMVPTRAYLQALASPFEDLLPWLGHLFSLLTALLTWYLFTLRRKGRRGEARYRELFQSSLDGVFILDRHSKLVEANPAALAIFGYQRAEVLFQPISRLGQNRDKLLQLEEVLRAEGAIRRREVNFFNRHGREICCLLSATVRRNESGGFEGVMGILSDITEHQQTREQLRQAQKMEAIGHLAGGVAHDFNNLLTVISGNCELAMMQLGEDNPARIELREIRTTSGRAANLTRQLLAFSRKQVIQPRLLNANDTLHDMDRMLRRIIGETIELGCELHPAAWTVRVDPAQLEQVIVNLAVNARDAMEKGGRLTIRTCNETAEDLDPGSGVSPGDYLVIEISDTGCGMPPDVVEHIFEPFFTTKPEGVGTGLGLATVYGIIHQSEGHVQVRSALGEGTTFRILLPRQHSVPVEEREKCQREIPGGSETLLVVEDEPAVRRMTVDSLKRQGYTVHEAGNGRMALELARRLGAEINLVVSDVVMPEMGGVEFVSQLRQLRPDMPVLFLSGYSEEAIRRHGELQADARLLQKPFDLHELHSHVRELLHKAV; encoded by the coding sequence ATGAAGCTAGATGCTGAATGGACCTTCCGTTTGCGCAGGCTGCTACTGGCCCTGGTGGCTGCCGGGTTCGTCCAGTTGGTGGTGCAAAGCTACAACTTCATTCTGGTGCAACACCGGCGGGAGAGCCATGCCATGGCCACGCGCATCACGGCCGAGCAGGTCGTGCTGCGCATCGAGGAAGGCGTGCGGACCCGCCTGGAGGGCCTGCGCCTCCTGACCACCCTGGACGATCAGGCGGCCGACACCGCCATTTTCCGTCTGCGGGCGGAGGGACTGATCAGCCAGTTCCCTGATTTCCAGGCTGTCAACTGGATCGATGCCCACGGCATCATCCGCCTCGTCGTCCCGCTGCGGGGCAATGAGGGGGCCCTCGGACGCTCCCTGGCCCAGCATCCCGACCCGGGCGTGCCGCTCGCCCTTTCCCGCGCGATCGAGGACGGCGGACCGCATCGCACGGGCATCATCACCCTGCTCCAGGGCGGTCGCGGCTTCGCCTGTTACTATCGCAACACCAACGCTGCAGGGCGTACGGTGGGCGTGGTGAACGGCGTCTTCCGGGTGGAGCGTCTGCTGGACGCCTGCCTGCCGGAGGACAACCTGCGCCGGCGCTACAACATCTCGCTCATCACCGACACGCGCCAGGTGGCCTACGAAGTGCACCGTGACCGCGTGCTGCCGGAGGGGATCCGACCGGCCCAGTTGCCGGTGACGATCATCGATCCCGGCTGGACCTTCCAGATGGTCCCGACCCGGGCCTACCTGCAGGCCCTGGCCAGCCCCTTCGAGGACCTGCTGCCCTGGCTGGGCCACCTCTTCAGCCTCCTGACCGCCTTGCTCACCTGGTACCTCTTCACCCTGCGCAGGAAGGGACGCCGGGGCGAGGCGCGCTACCGCGAGCTCTTCCAAAGCTCCCTGGACGGCGTCTTCATCCTGGATCGCCACAGCAAACTGGTGGAGGCCAACCCCGCCGCCCTGGCCATCTTCGGCTACCAGCGCGCCGAGGTGCTCTTCCAGCCCATCAGCCGCCTGGGCCAGAACCGCGACAAGCTCCTCCAACTGGAGGAGGTCCTGCGGGCCGAGGGGGCGATCCGCCGCCGCGAGGTCAACTTCTTCAACCGCCACGGGCGCGAGATCTGCTGCCTGCTCAGCGCCACCGTGCGGCGCAACGAGAGTGGCGGCTTCGAGGGCGTGATGGGGATCCTCAGCGACATCACGGAGCATCAGCAGACGCGCGAGCAGCTGCGCCAGGCGCAAAAAATGGAGGCGATCGGCCATCTGGCCGGAGGCGTGGCCCATGACTTCAACAACCTGCTCACCGTCATCTCGGGCAATTGCGAGCTGGCCATGATGCAGCTGGGGGAGGACAACCCCGCCCGTATCGAGCTGCGCGAGATCCGCACCACGTCGGGGCGGGCCGCCAACCTGACGCGCCAACTGCTCGCCTTCAGCCGCAAGCAGGTGATCCAGCCGCGCCTGCTCAACGCCAACGACACGCTGCACGACATGGACCGCATGCTGCGCCGCATCATCGGCGAGACGATCGAGCTGGGCTGCGAACTGCATCCGGCGGCCTGGACGGTCAGGGTGGATCCCGCCCAGTTGGAACAGGTCATCGTCAACCTCGCCGTCAACGCGCGGGATGCCATGGAGAAAGGCGGCCGCCTGACCATCCGCACCTGCAACGAGACGGCGGAAGACCTGGATCCGGGGAGCGGGGTGTCGCCCGGGGACTACCTCGTCATCGAGATCTCCGACACGGGCTGCGGCATGCCCCCCGATGTGGTCGAGCACATTTTCGAACCCTTCTTCACCACCAAGCCGGAGGGGGTGGGCACGGGACTGGGCCTGGCCACGGTCTACGGCATCATCCACCAGAGCGAGGGCCATGTCCAGGTCCGCAGCGCCCTGGGCGAGGGCACGACTTTCCGCATCCTGCTGCCCCGCCAGCACAGTGTTCCCGTCGAGGAGCGGGAGAAGTGCCAGCGGGAGATTCCGGGCGGCAGCGAGACCCTGCTTGTGGTGGAGGACGAGCCGGCCGTGCGTCGCATGACGGTGGACAGCCTCAAGCGCCAGGGTTACACGGTCCACGAGGCTGGCAACGGCCGCATGGCGCTGGAACTGGCGCGGCGTCTGGGGGCGGAGATCAATCTGGTCGTCAGCGATGTGGTGATGCCGGAGATGGGGGGGGTGGAGTTCGTCAGCCAACTGCGCCAGCTGCGGCCGGACATGCCCGTGCTCTTCCTCTCCGGCTACTCGGAGGAGGCGATCCGCCGCCACGGGGAGCTGCAGGCCGACGCCCGCCTGCTCCAGAAGCCTTTTGATCTGCACGAGCTGCACTCCCATGTGCGGGAGCTGCTGCACAAGGCGGTCTGA
- a CDS encoding AMP-binding protein: MTPAASHQREPGPGPLHLLAGRPGAPWLTAPGQVGLTRDEAARRVRAEAEGLRRAGLRPGDRAGWWPTPEAESILAALALLEAGAELLLLPRREELRTLALEARRLELRLAVAPPLVAEGLPCPAWRPGHPLAPAGTGAPAGRPRRVVLRSSGSQGAPRWICHPLENLLIGARAVARHLRLSPVDQWALSLPLDHVGGFAILLRSLVAGCRLRLPVADTAPAPSAPGDTLLSLVPTQLRDLLTLGPPTPGLRAVLLGGAPLSAALRREAFQAGWPLISSYGATESGAALCASPPGGDEEDAAGCGHSLPPHRLRLDSEGRIELASPCLFEARLDAAGRPRERREAWWRSGDLGRWRRGSLVILGRVDRLINSGGEKIRPEEVEEALLALPGLCRVAVVPVFDERFGQRPVAFVDWGANPTRDLPWVRDRLAGLARHKHPVRLWPWPMEEKGLKPNLARLVARAAILWEEG, encoded by the coding sequence ATGACTCCGGCGGCAAGCCATCAGCGGGAGCCCGGTCCGGGTCCGCTGCACCTGCTTGCGGGGAGACCGGGCGCACCCTGGCTGACAGCTCCCGGGCAGGTCGGGTTGACCCGCGACGAGGCGGCCCGCCGCGTGCGCGCGGAGGCGGAGGGGTTGCGCCGCGCCGGGTTGCGGCCGGGCGATCGGGCGGGCTGGTGGCCGACGCCGGAGGCGGAGTCCATCCTGGCGGCCCTGGCCCTGCTCGAGGCGGGGGCCGAACTGCTTCTCCTGCCCCGGCGGGAGGAGCTGCGCACCCTTGCCCTCGAGGCCCGCCGGCTGGAACTGCGGCTGGCCGTCGCGCCGCCCCTCGTGGCGGAGGGCCTGCCCTGCCCCGCCTGGCGGCCGGGCCACCCCCTCGCCCCGGCCGGGACGGGCGCCCCGGCCGGCCGGCCCCGGCGCGTGGTCCTGCGCAGCTCGGGCAGCCAGGGCGCCCCCCGCTGGATCTGCCATCCCCTGGAGAACCTGCTCATCGGTGCACGGGCGGTGGCCCGCCATCTGCGCCTCTCGCCTGTCGACCAATGGGCGCTCAGCCTGCCCCTCGACCACGTGGGCGGCTTCGCCATCCTGCTGCGCTCGCTGGTGGCGGGCTGCCGCCTGCGCCTGCCAGTCGCGGACACGGCCCCCGCCCCGTCGGCGCCCGGCGATACGCTCCTGTCCCTGGTTCCCACCCAGTTGCGGGATCTGCTGACGCTGGGACCGCCCACGCCCGGCCTGCGCGCCGTGCTGCTGGGCGGGGCGCCCTTGTCCGCCGCCCTGCGCCGGGAGGCCTTCCAGGCCGGCTGGCCGCTGATCAGCAGCTACGGGGCCACCGAGAGCGGCGCCGCCCTGTGCGCATCTCCCCCGGGAGGAGACGAGGAGGACGCGGCGGGCTGCGGACACTCCCTGCCGCCCCACCGGCTGCGGCTGGACAGTGAAGGGCGGATCGAGCTGGCCAGCCCCTGCCTTTTCGAGGCGCGGCTGGACGCGGCGGGCCGCCCCCGGGAGCGTCGCGAGGCGTGGTGGCGCAGCGGCGACCTGGGCCGCTGGCGGAGGGGATCGCTGGTGATCCTCGGGCGGGTCGACCGCCTGATCAATTCGGGCGGGGAGAAGATCCGTCCCGAGGAGGTGGAGGAGGCCCTGCTGGCGCTGCCCGGCCTTTGCCGCGTCGCCGTGGTGCCCGTCTTCGACGAGCGCTTCGGCCAGCGCCCCGTCGCCTTCGTCGACTGGGGGGCCAATCCAACGCGGGACTTGCCCTGGGTGCGCGACCGCCTGGCGGGACTTGCCCGCCACAAGCATCCGGTCCGCCTCTGGCCCTGGCCGATGGAGGAGAAGGGCTTGAAGCCCAACCTCGCCCGCCTGGTGGCAAGGGCTGCCATCCTTTGGGAGGAGGGCTGA
- the menC gene encoding o-succinylbenzoate synthase produces MDMRLGWREVDWPLRAPLTTGASATRREVLELRLASPRGEGWGEAAPLPGLHREGRSEVVAALPALAAILASLALEDPFPRLLRRLEEAMRRAELPPSLVWAAGWALGEMVGWAETLPRTAPDSAGLLAGDPEEWAALAQDQPGTACWKVKVGRHAWERETRGLLALRRARPAAALRLDANRAFALEEGLAFQRACPGLAPDWIEEPLAATADLARWRRAGGWPLALDESLGAAELDGGEERAAAAWVLKPQRLGLAAVLDRLAAAPEGRPACIISSCFESPLGLAALSRLAALAPGGPAPGLGTAAWLGDPPRLGDWHDVGRPA; encoded by the coding sequence ATGGACATGAGGCTGGGCTGGCGGGAGGTGGACTGGCCCCTGCGGGCGCCGCTGACGACAGGGGCGTCCGCCACCCGGCGCGAGGTGCTGGAGTTGCGCCTGGCCTCGCCCCGCGGCGAGGGTTGGGGCGAGGCCGCCCCCCTGCCCGGACTTCATCGGGAGGGGCGGAGCGAGGTGGTGGCCGCCCTGCCCGCGTTGGCCGCCATCCTGGCGTCCCTGGCGCTGGAGGATCCCTTCCCCCGCCTCCTGCGCCGGCTGGAGGAGGCGATGCGTCGGGCCGAGCTGCCGCCCAGCCTGGTGTGGGCCGCCGGCTGGGCCCTGGGCGAGATGGTGGGTTGGGCGGAGACTCTTCCCCGCACGGCGCCTGACAGCGCCGGGCTGCTGGCAGGTGATCCGGAGGAGTGGGCCGCTCTGGCCCAGGACCAGCCTGGCACTGCTTGCTGGAAGGTCAAGGTGGGGCGCCATGCCTGGGAGCGCGAGACGCGCGGCCTGCTTGCCCTGCGCCGGGCCCGGCCCGCCGCCGCACTGCGCCTGGACGCCAACCGCGCCTTCGCCCTGGAGGAGGGGCTCGCTTTCCAGCGCGCCTGTCCCGGCTTGGCCCCGGACTGGATCGAGGAGCCGCTGGCCGCGACGGCCGACCTGGCTCGCTGGCGAAGGGCGGGCGGTTGGCCCCTGGCCTTGGATGAAAGCCTCGGCGCGGCGGAGCTGGACGGAGGGGAGGAGAGGGCGGCGGCGGCCTGGGTGCTGAAGCCGCAGCGGCTGGGCCTGGCCGCCGTACTGGACCGCCTGGCCGCGGCGCCGGAGGGCCGGCCCGCCTGCATCATCAGCTCCTGCTTCGAGAGTCCGTTGGGATTGGCCGCGTTGTCCCGGCTGGCGGCCCTGGCGCCGGGCGGACCCGCGCCGGGTTTGGGCACGGCGGCCTGGCTGGGCGACCCGCCCCGCCTGGGGGATTGGCATGACGTGGGGAGGCCGGCATGA
- a CDS encoding 1,4-dihydroxy-2-naphthoate polyprenyltransferase, with product MKVSLIAWWLAARPKTLWAAVAPVLMGTALARHEGGFHPPAALAALVCALLIQVGTNLANDYFDARRGADTERRLGPRRGLHSGAISAIQVRRAFLLCFALAILLGAYLLARGGWPILLIGLSSVGLGLLYTAGPLPLAYLGLADIFAFLYFGPVAVAGTTYVQTLAWSPAALWGGVAAGCFSVAILSVNNFRDWAEDRRSGKRTLAVRFGPALVRAEYRLALLGAALVPLWMIHRLDQPGALMATTLLCLAMLPLLWRAMAGEPGEDEAFGGTMNRLLGLTGRLELLYAVLFAAAYLL from the coding sequence ATGAAGGTGAGCCTGATCGCCTGGTGGCTGGCCGCCCGTCCCAAGACCCTGTGGGCGGCAGTGGCCCCCGTGCTGATGGGCACGGCCCTGGCCCGGCACGAGGGCGGCTTCCATCCGCCGGCGGCGCTGGCGGCGCTGGTCTGCGCCCTGCTCATCCAGGTGGGGACCAACCTGGCCAACGACTACTTCGACGCCCGCCGCGGCGCCGACACGGAGCGCCGGCTGGGTCCCCGCCGCGGTCTGCACAGCGGGGCGATCAGCGCCATCCAGGTGCGCCGCGCCTTCCTCCTCTGTTTCGCCCTGGCCATCCTCCTGGGCGCCTACCTGCTGGCGCGGGGCGGCTGGCCCATCCTGCTGATCGGCCTGAGCAGCGTCGGCCTGGGCCTGCTCTACACGGCCGGACCACTGCCCCTGGCCTACCTGGGTCTTGCCGACATCTTCGCCTTCCTCTACTTCGGACCGGTGGCGGTGGCGGGCACCACCTACGTGCAAACCCTGGCCTGGTCGCCGGCCGCCCTGTGGGGCGGTGTGGCGGCGGGCTGTTTCTCGGTGGCCATCCTCTCGGTCAACAATTTCCGCGACTGGGCGGAGGACCGGCGCAGTGGCAAGCGGACCCTGGCCGTGCGTTTCGGCCCCGCCCTCGTCCGCGCCGAGTACCGCCTGGCCCTGCTGGGGGCGGCCCTGGTCCCGCTGTGGATGATCCACCGCCTGGACCAGCCCGGCGCCCTGATGGCCACGACCCTGCTCTGCCTGGCCATGCTTCCCCTGCTCTGGCGCGCCATGGCCGGCGAACCGGGCGAGGACGAAGCCTTCGGCGGGACGATGAACCGGCTGCTGGGGTTGACCGGCCGCCTGGAACTGCTCTACGCCGTCCTCTTCGCCGCCGCCTACCTGCTGTGA
- the menB gene encoding 1,4-dihydroxy-2-naphthoyl-CoA synthase — protein MSERWSAVGEWTDIRYEKGLPGGDAAGVAKITICRPERHNAFRPLTVDEMRRALDLARADAEVGVVVLCGEGDRAFCSGGDQKIRGEAGYRDEEGVERLNVLDLQRELRVCPKPVVAMVAGWTIGGGHVLHLVCDLTIAADNARFGQTGPKVGSFDGGYGSSYLARVVGQKKAREIWFLCRQYDARQALEMGLVNAVVPLERLEEETLQWCREMLAHSPLALRCLKAALNADCDGQAGLQELAGNATLLYYMTEEGQEGRNAWVEKRPPDFGRFPRRP, from the coding sequence ATGAGCGAGCGATGGAGCGCGGTGGGGGAATGGACGGACATCCGCTATGAGAAGGGTTTGCCCGGCGGCGATGCGGCGGGGGTGGCGAAGATCACCATCTGCCGGCCGGAGCGGCACAACGCCTTTCGGCCCCTGACCGTGGACGAGATGCGGCGGGCCCTCGACCTGGCCCGCGCGGATGCGGAGGTGGGCGTCGTGGTGCTGTGCGGAGAGGGCGATCGCGCCTTCTGCAGCGGCGGCGACCAGAAGATCCGCGGCGAGGCCGGCTACCGCGACGAGGAGGGGGTGGAACGCCTCAACGTGCTGGACCTGCAACGCGAGCTGCGCGTCTGCCCCAAGCCGGTGGTGGCAATGGTGGCGGGCTGGACCATCGGCGGCGGACATGTCCTGCACCTGGTCTGCGACCTGACCATCGCCGCCGACAATGCCCGCTTCGGCCAGACCGGGCCCAAGGTGGGCTCCTTCGACGGCGGCTACGGTTCCAGCTACCTGGCCCGGGTGGTGGGGCAGAAGAAGGCACGCGAGATCTGGTTCCTCTGCCGCCAGTACGACGCCCGGCAAGCGCTGGAGATGGGGCTGGTCAACGCCGTGGTCCCCCTCGAGCGCCTGGAGGAGGAGACCCTGCAGTGGTGCCGCGAGATGCTGGCCCACTCCCCCCTGGCCCTGCGCTGCCTCAAGGCCGCCCTCAACGCCGACTGCGACGGCCAGGCTGGTCTCCAGGAGCTGGCCGGCAACGCCACCCTGCTCTACTACATGACGGAGGAGGGCCAGGAGGGCCGCAACGCCTGGGTGGAGAAGCGCCCCCCGGACTTCGGCCGCTTCCCGCGCCGTCCTTAG
- the menD gene encoding 2-succinyl-5-enolpyruvyl-6-hydroxy-3-cyclohexene-1-carboxylic-acid synthase, giving the protein MNRRWAHAIVEALRAGGADCFVTSPGARNLPLLAVLADRPDMTILSCLDERAAGYLAVGWMRGHALRGGGPAPAVAVCTSGTAVLNLLPAVAEAREAGLPLVILSADRPPAEHGRGANQTIDQLGPLAPLLAAQRNLPLPAEAAWAGLADLVGQALEEALDAPGPLQLNVPFPEPLLAGAALDDSMPVRATSPRQVWPRTPLPAAELAWWREGPARVARGLVWACDLPRREDRLAARALAEHLDWPLLADAGSGLCRRVAVAARPPLLTQGEALLPELARADFVIQLGKRPVSRSLAAGLAGRPGLVVDEHPGVQDAAGAGWRRWRLSPAAGAASIMSGPPAQADQAWWTRLRRAAAEADLAQARALADPSWSEALVARRLALGLPPDWGFFVGNSLPVRLLDQWRPGLEHDLVLAANRGCSGIDGLLATAQGFQAGLARPVVALLGDLSLLHDLSSLALLAQRQPPLLLVLLNNQGGGIFRLHPASGRLPWSWAPHGLALAPAAAGLGLEARRLENIAQLEEVLADFRAAPRTLVVECVVDGADHGRRTAHARRRPLPAVPADTTRVWLHGFLGHPADWSALRAHLPPARRELAPLLPGHGARPASVPADLAGWVAWLREEMAGRGPLDLVGYSLGGRLALLAALAMPDQVVRLVLLGANPGLESGRERQTRRAGDEAWAERLEREGLAAFLPAWYAQPLFASLRERAPAGWVERRHEGHAASLAAVLRAVSPALQEDLWPRLAELPMPVLWAAGERDERYGGLMRRAAARTARGTFVEVKEAGHAIHLDSPQALAAALMDWWDATGKPPGDM; this is encoded by the coding sequence GTGAACCGGCGGTGGGCGCATGCCATCGTGGAGGCCCTGCGGGCGGGTGGCGCGGACTGCTTCGTCACATCCCCGGGGGCGCGCAACCTGCCCCTGCTGGCCGTCCTGGCCGATCGGCCGGACATGACCATCCTGTCCTGCCTGGATGAGCGCGCCGCCGGCTACCTGGCCGTGGGCTGGATGCGCGGCCACGCCCTGCGCGGCGGCGGCCCGGCACCCGCCGTGGCTGTCTGCACATCGGGCACGGCTGTCCTCAACCTGCTGCCCGCCGTGGCCGAGGCCCGCGAGGCGGGGCTGCCCCTCGTCATCCTCAGTGCCGATCGTCCCCCCGCCGAGCACGGGCGCGGCGCCAACCAGACCATCGACCAGCTGGGTCCGCTCGCCCCCCTCCTCGCCGCCCAGCGGAACCTGCCCCTGCCTGCGGAGGCGGCCTGGGCGGGCCTCGCCGACCTGGTCGGCCAGGCGCTGGAGGAGGCGCTGGACGCGCCCGGGCCCCTTCAGCTCAATGTGCCCTTCCCCGAACCCCTGCTGGCAGGAGCGGCGCTGGACGACTCCATGCCGGTCCGCGCCACTTCCCCACGGCAGGTCTGGCCGCGGACCCCGCTGCCGGCCGCCGAACTGGCCTGGTGGCGGGAGGGACCGGCCCGCGTGGCGCGGGGACTGGTCTGGGCCTGCGACCTGCCTCGCCGCGAGGACCGTCTGGCCGCCCGCGCCCTGGCGGAGCATCTGGACTGGCCCCTGCTTGCCGACGCGGGCAGCGGCCTCTGCCGCCGCGTGGCGGTTGCCGCCCGTCCGCCTCTGTTGACGCAGGGCGAGGCGCTCTTGCCGGAATTGGCCAGGGCGGACTTCGTGATCCAGCTGGGCAAACGGCCCGTCTCGCGGAGCCTGGCGGCGGGCTTGGCCGGCCGGCCGGGGCTGGTGGTGGACGAGCATCCCGGCGTGCAGGACGCGGCGGGGGCGGGCTGGCGACGCTGGCGCCTGTCGCCCGCCGCCGGCGCGGCCTCCATCATGAGCGGACCGCCGGCGCAGGCCGACCAGGCCTGGTGGACCCGGCTGCGCCGGGCGGCCGCGGAGGCGGACCTGGCCCAGGCGCGGGCCCTGGCCGACCCCTCCTGGTCCGAGGCCCTGGTGGCCCGCCGCCTGGCCCTGGGCCTGCCCCCGGATTGGGGATTCTTCGTCGGCAACAGCCTGCCCGTGCGCCTGCTGGACCAGTGGAGGCCCGGCCTGGAGCACGATCTCGTCCTGGCCGCCAACCGCGGCTGCTCGGGCATCGACGGGCTGCTGGCCACGGCCCAGGGCTTCCAGGCGGGGCTGGCGCGCCCCGTCGTGGCGCTGCTGGGGGACCTCTCCCTCCTGCACGACCTGTCCAGCCTGGCCCTGCTGGCCCAGCGGCAGCCGCCCCTGCTCCTGGTCCTCCTCAACAACCAGGGCGGCGGCATCTTCCGTCTTCACCCCGCCAGCGGCCGGCTCCCCTGGTCCTGGGCGCCCCACGGCCTGGCGCTGGCTCCCGCGGCGGCGGGGCTGGGCCTGGAGGCCCGCCGCCTGGAGAACATCGCCCAGCTGGAGGAGGTCCTGGCGGATTTCCGCGCCGCGCCCCGCACCCTGGTGGTCGAGTGCGTGGTGGACGGGGCGGACCATGGGCGGCGGACGGCCCATGCCCGTCGGCGACCGCTGCCCGCCGTCCCCGCGGACACCACACGCGTCTGGCTGCACGGCTTCCTGGGCCACCCGGCGGACTGGTCGGCCCTGCGCGCGCACCTGCCTCCGGCGCGCCGCGAGCTGGCGCCCCTCCTGCCCGGCCATGGCGCGCGGCCGGCTTCCGTCCCCGCCGACCTGGCCGGCTGGGTCGCTTGGCTGCGCGAGGAAATGGCGGGGAGAGGACCCCTCGACCTGGTGGGCTATTCCCTGGGCGGACGCTTGGCCCTGCTGGCGGCGCTGGCCATGCCGGACCAGGTGGTCCGCCTGGTCCTGCTCGGGGCCAATCCCGGATTGGAGAGCGGGCGGGAAAGACAAACCCGCCGCGCGGGCGACGAGGCCTGGGCGGAGCGCCTGGAGCGGGAGGGCCTCGCCGCCTTCCTGCCGGCATGGTACGCCCAGCCGCTCTTCGCCTCGCTGCGCGAGCGGGCGCCGGCCGGGTGGGTGGAGCGTCGCCACGAGGGCCATGCCGCCAGCCTGGCGGCGGTGCTGCGGGCGGTCAGCCCCGCCCTCCAGGAGGACCTGTGGCCGCGGCTGGCCGAGCTGCCCATGCCCGTGCTTTGGGCGGCGGGGGAGCGGGATGAGCGCTATGGTGGCCTGATGAGGCGGGCGGCGGCCCGCACGGCGCGGGGCACTTTCGTCGAGGTGAAGGAGGCGGGCCACGCCATCCATCTGGATTCGCCGCAGGCCCTGGCGGCCGCCCTGATGGACTGGTGGGACGCGACGGGCAAGCCGCCCGGAGACATGTGA